In Mus caroli chromosome 9, CAROLI_EIJ_v1.1, whole genome shotgun sequence, a single window of DNA contains:
- the Fam76b gene encoding protein FAM76B isoform X2: MAASALYACTKCTQRYPFEELSQGQQLCKECRIAHPIVKCTYCRSEFQQESKTNTICKKCAQNVKQFGTPKPCQYCNIIAAFIGTKCQRCTNSEKKYGAPQTCEQCKQQCAFDRKEDGRRKVDGKLLCWLCTLSYKRVLQKTKEQRKSLGSSHSNSSSSSLTEKDQHHSKHHHHHHHHRHRHSSGHHKVSSLSPEQEQGLWKQSHKSSAAIQNETPKKKPKLESKPSNGDSSINQSADSGGTDNFVLISQLKEEVMSLKRLLQQRDQTILEKDKKLTELKADFQYQESNLRTKMNSMEKAHKETVEQLQAKNRELLKQVAALSKGKKFDKSGSVLTSP, encoded by the exons ATGGCGGCGTCGGCCTTGTACGCCTGCACCAAGTGCACGCAGCGCTACCCCTTCGAGGAGCTCTCGCAGGGCCAACAGCTCTGCAAG GAATGTCGGATTGCACATCCTATTGTAAAATGTACTTACTGCAGATCAGAATTTCAGCAGGAGAG TAAAACTAACACAATTTGTAAGAAGTGTGCTCAAAATGTCAAGCAATTTGGAACA cCTAAGCCTTGTCAGTACTGTAACATAATTGCAGCATTTATTGGTACCAAGTGTCAGCGTTGTacaaattcagaaaagaaatatgGAGCACCTCAGACCTGTGAGCAGTGCAAACAGCAGTGTGCTTTTGATCGGAAGGAGGACGGAAGAAGGAAA GTTGATGGGAAGTTGCTGTGCTGGCTCTGCACCTTATCATACAAGAGAGTTTTACAGAAGAcaaaagaacagaggaagagTTTGGGGTCTTCACATTCTAATTCCTCATCTTCATCTCTTACTGAGAAAGACCAGCACCATTCTaaacaccatcatcaccaccaccatcaccgccACCGCCACAGCAGTGGCCACCACAA AGTCAGCAGTCTAAGTCCTGAGCAGGAGCAGGGACTGTGGAAACAGAG CCATAAATCCTCTGCAGCAATTCAGAATGAAACTCCAAAGAAAAAGCCCAAATTGGAATCTAAGCCATCTAATGGAGATAG CTCTATAAATCAGTCAGCAGATAGTGGGGGAACAGACAATTTTGTCCTTATCAGTCAACTGAAAGAAGAAGTGATGTCACTTAAACGTCTCTTACAGCAAAGAGACCAGACTATTttggaaaaagataaaaag ttaaCTGAACTGAAGGCAGACTTTCAATACCAAGAGTCAAATTTGAGAACTAAGATGAACAGTATGGAGAAAGCGCATAAAGAAACTGTGGAACAACTTCAG GCCAAAAACAGAGAACTACTCAAACAGGTTGCAGCCTTGTCAAAGGGTAAAAAGTTTGACAAGAGTGGAAGCGTGCTAACATCTCCCTGA
- the Fam76b gene encoding protein FAM76B isoform X1 — translation MAASALYACTKCTQRYPFEELSQGQQLCKECRIAHPIVKCTYCRSEFQQESKTNTICKKCAQNVKQFGTPKPCQYCNIIAAFIGTKCQRCTNSEKKYGAPQTCEQCKQQCAFDRKEDGRRKVDGKLLCWLCTLSYKRVLQKTKEQRKSLGSSHSNSSSSSLTEKDQHHSKHHHHHHHHRHRHSSGHHKVSSLSPEQEQGLWKQSHKSSAAIQNETPKKKPKLESKPSNGDSSSINQSADSGGTDNFVLISQLKEEVMSLKRLLQQRDQTILEKDKKLTELKADFQYQESNLRTKMNSMEKAHKETVEQLQAKNRELLKQVAALSKGKKFDKSGSVLTSP, via the exons ATGGCGGCGTCGGCCTTGTACGCCTGCACCAAGTGCACGCAGCGCTACCCCTTCGAGGAGCTCTCGCAGGGCCAACAGCTCTGCAAG GAATGTCGGATTGCACATCCTATTGTAAAATGTACTTACTGCAGATCAGAATTTCAGCAGGAGAG TAAAACTAACACAATTTGTAAGAAGTGTGCTCAAAATGTCAAGCAATTTGGAACA cCTAAGCCTTGTCAGTACTGTAACATAATTGCAGCATTTATTGGTACCAAGTGTCAGCGTTGTacaaattcagaaaagaaatatgGAGCACCTCAGACCTGTGAGCAGTGCAAACAGCAGTGTGCTTTTGATCGGAAGGAGGACGGAAGAAGGAAA GTTGATGGGAAGTTGCTGTGCTGGCTCTGCACCTTATCATACAAGAGAGTTTTACAGAAGAcaaaagaacagaggaagagTTTGGGGTCTTCACATTCTAATTCCTCATCTTCATCTCTTACTGAGAAAGACCAGCACCATTCTaaacaccatcatcaccaccaccatcaccgccACCGCCACAGCAGTGGCCACCACAA AGTCAGCAGTCTAAGTCCTGAGCAGGAGCAGGGACTGTGGAAACAGAG CCATAAATCCTCTGCAGCAATTCAGAATGAAACTCCAAAGAAAAAGCCCAAATTGGAATCTAAGCCATCTAATGGAGATAG tagCTCTATAAATCAGTCAGCAGATAGTGGGGGAACAGACAATTTTGTCCTTATCAGTCAACTGAAAGAAGAAGTGATGTCACTTAAACGTCTCTTACAGCAAAGAGACCAGACTATTttggaaaaagataaaaag ttaaCTGAACTGAAGGCAGACTTTCAATACCAAGAGTCAAATTTGAGAACTAAGATGAACAGTATGGAGAAAGCGCATAAAGAAACTGTGGAACAACTTCAG GCCAAAAACAGAGAACTACTCAAACAGGTTGCAGCCTTGTCAAAGGGTAAAAAGTTTGACAAGAGTGGAAGCGTGCTAACATCTCCCTGA